In a genomic window of Passer domesticus isolate bPasDom1 chromosome 3, bPasDom1.hap1, whole genome shotgun sequence:
- the SDC1 gene encoding syndecan-1 isoform X3 has protein sequence MINVVAVWLVALCFQAAVPQTTNLNLPPDDLDSSGDEDDTFSGSGAGPLTDPSHTWRISGESTNSSTVASPVDFSEQPFHGIESRTEKEVISPSATSNPVTEGPVVAVKDEVSILGSPEGKPTSHAVTTTVRSPTAHFPSVVHVTPSEVSAVVHELEPKIPSSDVPDTKDVPEPHSTVHGEGEVAATPAATAPRDVVPTPEEVSEDGSGDPGDFILTKDEEFLPTQNSEVLADSERNAKAAGASGIMDRKEVLGGVIAGGLVGLVFAVFLVAFMLYRMKKKDEGSYSLDEPKQSNGGYQKPHKQEEFYA, from the exons CAAACTACAAATCTGAACCTTCCCCCTGATGACCTTGATTCATCTGGTGATGAGGACGACACGTTCTCAGGTTCAGGAGCAG gtCCCCTGACTGACCCATCTCACACCTGGAGAATCTCAGGAGAATCAACTAATTCCTCAACAGTAGCATCACCAGTGGATTTCAGTGAACAGCCATTTCATGGGATTGAGAGCAGAACTGAAAAGGAAGTAATATCCCCTTCTGCAACCAGTAATCCAGTGACAGAGGGGCCAGTTGTAGCTGTGAAGGATGAAGTATCCATCCTGGGCTCACCTGAAGGGAAACCAACAAGCCACGCAGTCACAACAACAGTGAGAAGTCCCACTGCTCACTTTCCTTCTGTGGTTCATGTGACTCCTTCAGAAGTCTCTGCTGTGGTCCATGAGCTTGAACCTAAAATCCCCAGCTCTGATGTGCCAGACACCAAGGATGTGCCCGAGCCCCACTCTACTGTCCATGGCGAGGGAGAGGTCGCTGCCACCCCCGCGGCCACAGCTCCAAGGGATGTTGTTCCTACACCTGAGGAGGTTTCTGAAGATGGCTCTGGAGACCCG GGAGACTTCATCTTGACTAAAGACGAGGAATTCCTCCCCACCCAGAACTCAGAAGTACTGGCTGACTCTGAGAGGAATGCCAAAGCAGCAGGAGCCTCGGGAATTATGGACAGAAAAGAAGTTCTTGGAG GTGTAATTGCTGGAGGACTTGTAGGCTTggtgtttgcagtgtttctAGTTGCATTTATGCTGTacagaatgaagaaaaaggaTGAAGGCAGCTATTCACTGGATGAACCAAAACAGTCTAATGGAGGATACCAAAAACCACACAAACAAGAGGAATTCTATGCATAA
- the SDC1 gene encoding syndecan-1 isoform X2, with the protein MLASLPQQTTNLNLPPDDLDSSGDEDDTFSGSGAGPLTDPSHTWRISGESTNSSTVASPVDFSEQPFHGIESRTEKEVISPSATSNPVTEGPVVAVKDEVSILGSPEGKPTSHAVTTTVRSPTAHFPSVVHVTPSEVSAVVHELEPKIPSSDVPDTKDVPEPHSTVHGEGEVAATPAATAPRDVVPTPEEVSEDGSGDPGDFILTKDEEFLPTQNSEVLADSERNAKAAGASGIMDRKEVLGGVIAGGLVGLVFAVFLVAFMLYRMKKKDEGSYSLDEPKQSNGGYQKPHKQEEFYA; encoded by the exons CAAACTACAAATCTGAACCTTCCCCCTGATGACCTTGATTCATCTGGTGATGAGGACGACACGTTCTCAGGTTCAGGAGCAG gtCCCCTGACTGACCCATCTCACACCTGGAGAATCTCAGGAGAATCAACTAATTCCTCAACAGTAGCATCACCAGTGGATTTCAGTGAACAGCCATTTCATGGGATTGAGAGCAGAACTGAAAAGGAAGTAATATCCCCTTCTGCAACCAGTAATCCAGTGACAGAGGGGCCAGTTGTAGCTGTGAAGGATGAAGTATCCATCCTGGGCTCACCTGAAGGGAAACCAACAAGCCACGCAGTCACAACAACAGTGAGAAGTCCCACTGCTCACTTTCCTTCTGTGGTTCATGTGACTCCTTCAGAAGTCTCTGCTGTGGTCCATGAGCTTGAACCTAAAATCCCCAGCTCTGATGTGCCAGACACCAAGGATGTGCCCGAGCCCCACTCTACTGTCCATGGCGAGGGAGAGGTCGCTGCCACCCCCGCGGCCACAGCTCCAAGGGATGTTGTTCCTACACCTGAGGAGGTTTCTGAAGATGGCTCTGGAGACCCG GGAGACTTCATCTTGACTAAAGACGAGGAATTCCTCCCCACCCAGAACTCAGAAGTACTGGCTGACTCTGAGAGGAATGCCAAAGCAGCAGGAGCCTCGGGAATTATGGACAGAAAAGAAGTTCTTGGAG GTGTAATTGCTGGAGGACTTGTAGGCTTggtgtttgcagtgtttctAGTTGCATTTATGCTGTacagaatgaagaaaaaggaTGAAGGCAGCTATTCACTGGATGAACCAAAACAGTCTAATGGAGGATACCAAAAACCACACAAACAAGAGGAATTCTATGCATAA